A single window of Pungitius pungitius chromosome 20, fPunPun2.1, whole genome shotgun sequence DNA harbors:
- the LOC119194794 gene encoding kinesin-like protein KIF13B isoform X1: MEDKNLDESNVKVAVRVRPMNRREKELQTKCVVEMEGNQTVLHPTITGVSKGDSRNQPKVFAYDHCFWSIDESQKDKFAGQDVVFQCLGESLLDNAFLGYNACIFAYGQTGSGKSYTMMGSSEQPGLIPRLSSSLFSRTVGEAREGEGFTVEVSYMEIYNEKVRDLLDPKGNRQALRVREHKVMGPYVDGLSRLAVACYKDIESLMSEGNKSRTVAATNMNEESSRSHAVFNIILTHTLMDLKSQTSGEKVSKLSLVDLAGSERAAKTGAAGERLKEGSNINKSLSTLGLVISALADQGAGKYKSKFVPYRDSVLTWLLKDSLGGNSRTAMVATISPSADNYDETLSTLRYADRAKSIVNHAVVNEDPNARIIRELREEVEKLKEQLTEAESMKAPELKDRLEESEKLIQEMTVTWEDKLTKTEAIAQERQRQLESLGISLQSSGIRVVDDKCFLVNLNADPALNELLVYYLKEHTRVGSADSQDIQLCGMAIQAEHCVIDISEDGGVVLGPHRNARTCVNGAAVSSPVQLHHGDRILWGNNHFFRINLPRHMVHTGGEDEDGGAALKACLSTERLEADSDAASELSFGYEFAQAEVMMKGMGHNDPLQAVLQTLERQHEEEKRCALERQRQMYEEELQHLRRRLTPERPSHLPEPTGQKRVRRWSEDREALMTRSLRRLKEQIVRANLLAQEAGFIAEEMSKRTEYLVTLQIPAANLDANRKRDVVLSEPAIQVRRKGKGKQIWALEKMENRLVDMRELYQEWKDFDEDNPVMRSYFKRADPFFDEQENHSLIGVANVFLACLFHDVKLQYAVPIINQKGEVAGRLHVEVWRRTEGHEEGGPGGSDTQQSYADGNPQERRLDCVVKILRASGLPRHLSNFVFCQFHFWGQEESVFIGPEMQPSSSSSSRDPECTVVFDSTKELSVPVSEDFLEYLAEGAVAIEVYGHKQANHRRNLALWDLGVIQAKTRTLRERWNEVTRHLELWVQLMELNEAGEFTAVEVLPAKDVRTGGVFQLRQGQSRRVQVEVRSVPDSGTMPLVAASILSVSIGDVKVRQISKGSQSQWGGDEEMDSYQEADLERLRAHWLLMLTQRQEYLDQHLQKIVSRPDKSEDDVERESQLLECRLTLTEERNAVLVPPAGSGIPGAPVQRVPVPGMETHIPVLFLDLSADDFQSSLPLVGGLDALLSGEEEDDFFDLHIVKHYDPEVMVEASWDSTVHQCPQLSRAAPGDQRVYLTVSAVVQLSHPAHMQLVLRKRVCVNVTGRQGFAQSLLKRMSQRSSIPGCGVTFEIVSNIPGDIHGPEDREMLARLAASTEDDQSAASEAAIEKYLRSVLAVENVLTLDRLRQEVAVKEQLDVRSKASRRCLSSPNVNRLSASSLDLCSSPHRLNDFKGWESHQDLSFGPPSSRRTLPSSVGHHLNPEAVKAMPKLLKSLLPGGDETAVHQQVPRIVVQSASVEEGLNQHPHSVPIEEIVPLDFQRENPRSVPLPPPIIPEAEESSSSPPSRSMSPATLSDVYTLSWDLPLSTDAFEDEQDNTVSRCDAYSEFIRVDQSEPRESLPQLDNETVKERTDGSKPDNTLWESYPNEEPQEPEQSLMEPGDAEPSHSKCHNQPKPDSALDLVEPLQLDNLEPLEDPSLVPEKETQQTDCAPTVPLKAQSPPTVELEPAATEEAKVPQQLKQDQTPFSDDEDPVPDVSEDLARLPSSKERASSEASDPSGTTKEEVQEESHASASEKAPPAPAQTLTVANPFKIHKVKSSDLKSFQRVVADGEEEVKAAPGQRASGLEVISDSEEGDSSAVLPDWLKDGEFVSVGNNKSGTVRFVGPTHFAQGVWVGVELEVPAGKNDGSVGGKHYFHCNPGYGVLVRPDRVSRAGGKRRRQQQKRSSANLSGSSPNLAALTALAKGEGASGGRQKGENRKSWNN; the protein is encoded by the exons ATGGAGGACAAGAACCTCGACGAGTCCAACGTGAAGGTCGCTGTGCGCGTGAGACCGATGAACCGGAGGG AAAAAGAACTACAGACAAAATGtgtggtggagatggaggggaacCAGACGGTCCTGCATCCGACCATCACCGGGGTCAGCAAAGGAGACAGCCG AAATCAGCCGAAG GTCTTCGCCTATGACCACTGCTTCTGGTCCATAGATGAATCTCAGAAGGACAAGTTTGCAG GTCAGGACGTGGTGTTCCAGTGCCTCGGGGAGAGCCTGCTGGACAACGCCTTCCTGGGCTACAACGCCTGCATCTTTGCTTACGGACAGACAG GCTCTGGGAAGTCGTACACCATGATGGGCTCGTCGGAGCAGCCCGGTCTGATCCCCCGGCTCAGCAGCTCCCTGTTCAGCAGGACCGTGGGGGAGGCCCGGGAGGGAGAGGGCTTCACCGTGGAGGTCTCCTACATGGAGATTTACAACGAGAAGGTCCGAGACCTGCTCGACCCCAAAGG AAATCGACAAGCTCTGAGAGTGCGGGAGCACAAGGTGATGGGGCCGTACGTCGACGGCCTGTCGCGCCTGGCCGTGGCCTGCTACAAG GACATCGAGTCTCTGATGTCGGAGGGGAACAAATCCCGCACAGTGGCAGCAACCAACATGAACGAGGAGAGCAGCAGATCCCACGCTGTGTTCAACATCATCCTCACGCACACCCTCATGGACCTGAAGTCCCAG accagCGGAGAGAAGGTCAGCAAGCTGAGCCTGGTGGATCTCGCTGGCAGCGAGCGGGCGGCGAAGACCGGCGCGGCGGGGGAACGTCTGAAAGAAGGCAGCAACATCAATAA GTCCCTCAGTACTCTGGGTTTAGTTATCTCTGCCTTGGCTGACCAGGGAGCAGGGAAGTACAAGAGCAAGTTTGTTCCCTACAGAGACTCTGTGCTCACCTGGCTGCTCAAG GACAGCCTGGGGGGGAACAGCCGCACGGCCATGGTCGCCACCATCAGCCCCTCGGCGGACAACTACGACGAGACTCTGTCCACTCTGCGCTACGCCGACAGGGCCAAGAGCATCGTCAACCACGCCGTCGTCAACGAGGACCCCAACGCCAGGATCATCCGAGAGCTCCgcgaggaggtggagaaacTGAAGGAGCAGCTCACCGAGGCCGAG TCCATGAAGGCCCCCGAGCTGAAGGACAGACTGGAGGAGTCTGAGAAACTCATCCAAGAGATGACCGTTACCTGGGAGGACAAGCTGACCAAGACGGAGGCCATTGCAcag GAGCGTCAGAGGCAGCTGGAGAGTCTGGGTATTTCCCTGCAGTCCTCTGGTATCCGAGTGGTGGACGACAAGTGTTTCCTGGTCAACCTCAACGCTGACCCCGCCCTCAACGAGCTGCTGGTCTACTATCTGAAG GAGCACACGCGTGTGGGCTCGGCCGACTCGCAGGACATCCAGCTGTGCGGGATGGCCATCCAAGCCGAGCACTGCGTCATCGACATCAGCGAGGACGGCGGCGTGGTGCTCGGTCCTCACCGCAACGCTCG AACGTGTGTGAATGGTGCTGCAGTCTCGAGCCCAGTGCAGCTTCACCATGGCGACCGCATCCTGTGGGGAAACAACCACTTCTTCAG AATCAACCTGCCGAGACACATGGTCCACACAGGGGGTGAGGACGAGGACGGCGGCGCCGCCCTGAAGGCGTGTTTGAGCACCGAGCGGCTGGAGGCGGACTCCGACGCGGCCAGCGAGCTGAGCTTTGGCTACGAGTTTGCTCAGGCTGAAGTCATGATGAAAGGCATGGGCCACAACG acccTTTGCAGGCGGTCTTGCAGACCCTTGAGAGGcagcacgaggaggagaagcgCTGCGCCCTGGAGCGGCAGAGGCAGATGTacgaagaggagctgcagcacctGCGCCGCAGGCTGACCCCGGAGAGGCCCTCCCACCTTCCAGAGCCAACGGGCCAGAAGCGCGTGCGGCGCTGGAGCGAGGACCG AGAGGCGTTGATGACGCGCAGCCTGCGGCGCCTCAAGGAGCAGATAGTCCGGGCCAACCTGCTGGCACAAGAGGCCGGCTTCATTGCCGAGGAGATGAGCAAGAGGACGGAGTACCTGGTCACTCTGCAGATACCTGCTGCCAACCTGGATGCCAACAggaag CGGGATGTAGTTTTGAGTGAGCCGGCCATCCAGGTTCGCCGTAAAGGTAAAGGGAAGCAGATCTGGGCtttggagaagatggagaacaggctggtggacatgagggagcTCTACCAGGAGTGGAAGGACTTTGATGAAGACAACCCT GTGATGCGGTCCTACTTCAAACGCGCCGACCCGTTCTTCGACGAACAGGAGAACCACAGTCTGATCGGAGTGGCGAACGTTTTCCTCGCCTGCCTGTTCCACGACGTTAAGCTGCAATACGCTGTGCCCATCATCAACCAGAAGGGAGAG GTGGCGGGTCGGCTCCACGTGGAGGTGTGGCGGCGGACCGAGGGCCACGAGGAGGGAGGTCCGGGGGGGTCTGACACCCAGCAGAGCTACGCAGACGGAAACCCACAAGAGCGCAGACTGGACTGTGTG GTGAAGATCCTGCGCGCCAGCGGTCTGCCTCGCCACCTGTCCAACTTCGTCTTCTGTCAGTTCCACTTCTGGGGGCAGGAGGAGTCCGTGTTCATCGGTCCAGAGATGcagccgtcctcctcctcctcctccagagaccCTGAGTGCACCGTGGTCTTTGACAGCACCAAG GAGTTGTCTGTGCCGGTGTCGGAGGACTTTTTGGAATATTTGGCCGAGGGGGCGGTGGCCATCGAGGTGTACGGCCACAAGCAGGCCAACCATCGCAGGAACCTGGCTCTGTGGGACCTGGGCGTGATCCAGGCTAAGACACGCACACTCAGGGAgag gtgGAACGAGGTGACCCGACACCTGGAGCTGTGGGTTCAGCTGATGGAGCTGAACGAGGCAGGAGAGTTCACAGCTGTAGAGGTACTTCCTGCTAAAGATGTCCGTACAGGAGGAGTCTTCCAGCTCAGACAG gGTCAGTCCCGCCGTGTCCAGGTGGAGGTCCGCTCAGTACCAGACTCGGGCACCATGCCCCTCGTCGCCGCCTCCATCCTCTCCGTGTCCATCGGAGACGTCAAGGTCCGACAGATCTCTAAAGGCAGCCAATCACAATgg GGTGGGGATGAAGAAATGGACAGCTACCAG gaggcaGACCTGGAGCGGTTGAGGGCTCACTGGCTGCTCATGCTCACTCAGAGGCAGGAGTATCTGGACCAGCACCTGCAGAAGATCGTTAGCAGACCAG ATAAGTCGGAGGATGACGTGGAGAGGGAGTCCCAGCTGCTGGAGTGCCGCCTCACGTTGACCGAAGAACGTAACGCCGTTCTCGTGCCGCcggctggcagcggcatcccCGGAGCGCCGGTGCAGAG GGTTCCTGTACCTGGGATGGAAACGCACATTCCCGTCCTGTTCCTGGACCTCAGCG CTGACGATTTCCAGTCCAGTCTGCCGTTGGTGGGGGGGCTGGACGCGCTGCTcagtggggaggaggaggacgacttCTTTGACCTTCACATTGTCAAACACTATGACCCAGAG gtgatggtggaggcctcCTGGGACTCCACAGTCCACCAGTGCCCCCAGCTGAGCCGCGCGGCGCCGGGGGACCAGAGGGTGTACCTGACGGTCAGCGCCGTGGTGCAGCTGAGCCACCCGGCCCACATGCAGCTGGTGCTCAGGAAGCGCGTCTGCGTCAACGTCACCGGGAGGCAG GGCTTCGCTCAGAGCCTCCTGAAGAGGATGTCTCAGCGCAGCAGCATCCCCGGCTGCGGAGTCACCTTTGAGATCGTTTCAAACATCCCGGGG GACATCCACGGCCCGGAGGACCGGGAGATGCTGGCCAGGCTGGCGGCCAGCACCGAGGACGACCAGTCGGCTGCCAGCGAGGCGGCCATAGAGAAATACCTGCGCAGCGTCCTGGCTGTGGAGAACGTCCTCACTCTGGACAGACTCAGACAG gaggtgGCTGTGAAGGAGCAGCTGGACGTCAGAAGCAAAGCGTCCAGGCGCTGCCTGAGCTCTCCCAACGTCAACCGG CTGTCTGCCAGCAGTCTGGATCTTTGCTCCTCTCCTCACAGGCTCAATGACTTCAAG gGCTGGGAGAGCCACCAGGACCTCTCTTTCGGACCTCCTTCATCTAGACGCACGCTGCCCAGCTCCGTTGGCCACCACCTGAACCCAGAGGCCG TGAAGGCCATGCCGAAGCTGCTGAAGTCCCTGCTTCCTGGTGGGGACGAGACAGCTGTCCATCAGCAG GTTCCTCGCATCGTGGTGCAATCAGCCAGCGTGGAAGAGGGCTTGAACCAACATCCGCACTCA GTTCCCATCGAGGAAATCGTTCCTCTGGATTTCCAAAGAGAGAACCCCAGATCCGTCCCCCTCCCGCCGCCAATCATCCCAGAGGCAGAAGAGTCCTCCTCCAGCCCACCGAGCAGATCCATGTCTCCAGCTACGCTGTCGGACGTGTACACGCTGAGCTGGGACCTGCCCCTGTCCACCGACGCCTTTGAGGACGAGCAGGACAATACAGTGAGTCGCTGTGACGCCTACTCTGAGTTTATTCgtgtggaccaatcagagccgcGGGAGTCCCTGCCGCAGTTGGACAATGAGACGGTTAAAGAGAGGACGGACGGGTCCAAACCGGACAATACTCTATGGGAGTCCTACCCCAACGAAGAGCCTCAGGAACCAGAACAGTCTCTGATGGAGCCAGGAGATGCTGAACCATCACATTCAAAGTGCCACAACCAACCAAAGCCAGACTCCGCCCTTGACCTTGTTGAACCGCTACAGTTGGACAATTTGGAGCCACTTGAAGATCCTTCGTTGGTGCCAGAGAAAGAAACCCAGCAGACAGACTGTGCACCAACAGTCCCCTTGAAGGCACAAAGCCCTCCGACAGTAGAACTCGAGCCAGCTGCCACGGAAGAGGCCAAAGTgccacagcagctcaaacaagaCCAAACACCCTTCAGCGATGATGAAGATCCAGTCCCAGACGTGTCTGAAGACTTGGCTCGTCTCCCTTCGTCCAAAGAACGAGCCTCTTCTGAGGCTTCAGACCCGAGCGGCACCACCAAAGAAGAAGTCCAAGAGGAGAGCCATGCCAGTGCGTCAGAGAAAGCCCCCCCAGCCCCAGCTCAGACCCTGACGGTAGCAAACCCCTTCAAGATCCACAAAGTGAAGTCTTCAGACCTCAAGTCCTTCCAGCGTGTTGTGgccgacggggaggaggaggtcaagGCCGCCCCGGGGCAGCGGGCCAGCGGCCTGGAGGTGATCTCCGACTCGGAGGAAGGAGACTCTTCGGCCGTTCTTCCTGACTGGCTGAAAGACGGCGAGTTTGTGAGCGTGGGCAACAATAAGAGCGGCACCGTTCGGTTTGTCGGCCCCACGCACTTTGCACAAGGGGTCTGGGTgggtgtggagctggaggtacCAGCAG GGAAGAACGACGGCTCAGTGGGAGGCAAGCACTACTTCCACTGTAACCCCGGTTACGGCGTGCTGGTGAGGCCCGACAGGGTGAGCCGGGCCGGCGGGAAGCGCCGGCGCCAACAGCAGAAGCGCAGCAGCGCCAACCTGTCTGGGTCCAGCCCCAACCTGGCAGCCCTCACGGCTCTGGCCAAAGGCGAAGGGGCATCGGGCGGCCGGCAGAAAGGAGAGAACCGCAAGTCGTGGAACAACTGA